In one Sebastes umbrosus isolate fSebUmb1 chromosome 13, fSebUmb1.pri, whole genome shotgun sequence genomic region, the following are encoded:
- the si:ch73-116o1.2 gene encoding ras-related protein M-Ras yields MATSALPSDNLPTYKLVVVGDGGVGKSALTIQFFQKIFVPDYDPTIEDSYLKHTEIDGQWAILDVLDTAGQEEFSAMREQYMRTGDGFLIVFSVTDKASFEHVDRFHQLILRVKDRDAFPMVLVANKVDLVHLRKITADQGQEMAAKHNITYIETSAKDPPMNVDKAFHELVRVIRQQVPERNQKKKKKMKWRAERSAGSHRFHCAIL; encoded by the exons ATGGCGACCAGCGCCCTGCCAAGTGACAACCTGCCAACGTACaagctggtggtggtgggggatgGCGGTGTTGGGAAGAGCGCCCTCACCATCCAGTTTTTCCAGAAGATCTTTGTGCCGGACTACGATCCCACGATAGAGGACTCgtacctgaaacacacagagatagaCGGACAGTGGGCCATACTGGATG TGCTGGACACAGCCGGTCAGGAGGAGTTCAGTGCGATGAGGGAGCAGTACATGAGGACAGGAGACGGCTTCCTCATCGTCTTCTCTGTGACAGACAAGGCCAGCTTCGAACATGTCGACCGGTTCCATCAACTCATACTACGGGTCAAAGACAG GGATGCCTTCCCCATGGTGTTGGTGGCCAACAAAGTGGACTTGGTCCATCTGAGAAAGATCACCGCCGACCAGGGCCAAGAGATGGCGGCAAAACATAAT ATAACTTATATTGAAACCAGTGCCAAGGATCCTCCGATGAATGTGGACAAAGCCTTTCATGAGCTGGTTCGGGTTATAAG GCAACAGGTGCCAGAGCGAaaccagaagaagaaaaagaagatgaaaTGGAGAGCAGAACGTTCAGCGGGTTCCCACAGGTTCCACTGCGCCATATTGTGA